The Raphanus sativus cultivar WK10039 unplaced genomic scaffold, ASM80110v3 Scaffold1617, whole genome shotgun sequence sequence ACCGCCGCGTTAACGATAAACGTCGAATCGACGAGCTCATCTCTAACAAATCTCAAATTGTCTGAGGAGGGAACAAGAGAGAGAATCTTCAGGCAGGCGGCATCTTTGGTGTGTGAAGTGAAGACAGAGACGACGACGTCGTTTCTGCCTTGCGCTAACACGTTGTCGTTTTATTCTCACTCGCTGGCTTTTTTTAAAGAGACACGACAAGCCCAAGTTGTAACACGTTGGGCTGAAATGTTGTGTTTTTACCAGATTTTTCCCCATTTTACATTCCACTAGATCATAGATCATGatccgctcgaccgagcgggagtcaattttttttttatctttgtttttactaagggggatgtattcaatttagtatttgatgtgatttgatttttaatggaattttagatgattttaataagttgcagagatttagatgatttttgttaaactactctagaatatcacctaaaacaatgaaatttgagttttattttttttaactaagaaactccacccaaacaccttaaaatcacctcaaaactttaaaatcccacaacttaaaatattttcaataacagtggatttcagagtactttacgaaatgtcaagttcaataacagtggattttaaatgagtttttaaaattcatgtttgaataacagtggatttgtcattttaatacaaatcacctgaaactctcagttgaatacacccccctaaatgttatacatgatcgcaatgtgtattaatataaaattttgataaataacaatgtgtactaatgtatttaaataagcacaatgtatttaattactaaatttgatttttaaaatttatgataacgAGTACTTTTCAACATTGGAATTTAGATACTGCTCAACAGCTGCTAAATGATGAAGATTTTCAGCTTATGCTCACGATCTACCTTCCTCAAACTAAGATTGAAGATACTCTGGTTTGGCCTTTGGAGGCTTCTGGAAATTACACTGTTAAAAGTGGATATAAACGAGAAATGATGGAGTTGGGTCGACAGTTACCAGATTTACTTCCTCCAAGGGGAGACCCAgtgttgaaaacaaaaatttggaAGCTTCCTATTATTCCAAAACTGAAACACTTTCTCTGGCGTATTCTTACTTTGGCTTTGGGAACAAACACAAGGTTAAATACAAGGGGTATGTCATTGGATTGCCTCTGTTCTCGCTGTTCTGATGCTCCTGAAACAGTAAATCACCTTTTCTTCTTGTGTCCCATTTCGGTTCAAACCTGGCGCTCGAATCAAGTCACTTTAGGCTTCTCGGCAAGGTTTACTGATGATTTGGAAAATAATATGGAGTATCTCCTACAACTACAATCTTCATCAACGTTAACTATGGAACAGAAGTTAACCCCTTTCTGGTTGCTTTGGAAGATATGGAAATCCAGAaataatcttatttttaaaaataagatcaTTAATCCCCAACGTGATGGAGAGTATGTGACTGTAGAAGTTCGAGATTGGTTAGAAAAAACAGCTCAGGTTAGTTCTAACCCACGGCAGATCCCTCTAAGTCCAAGATGGTATCCTCCAATGATCCCTTATTACAAATGCAACTTTGATGCTGCATATAATCCACAAACTTTCCATGCTTCTGCTGGCTGGGTTATTCGAGATTGTTATGGAGTAGTACATTACTGGGCAATGGCTTTCTTAGGCTCTGCTCAATCACCACTTGAAGCAGAGAGTAAGGCTTTGTTGGCAGCTATTCAATGTGCCTTTGCCTTGGGGTATAAGAATATGATTTTTGAAGGTGATTGTCTGGTTTTAATCAATTCTCTCACTACTGGGAAAGGAGATTTTAGTATTGCCATGATTTGTAATGACATCAGACATTGGGGGCGCAAGCTTGGATTGCTTCAGTTCGCAAAGGTTCCAAGAGAGGCAAATGTGGTGGCTCATATGTTAGCTACACGTTGTGATCCTACTGTGTTATTTACATCATCCTCTACTTTCATTCCACATTGGCTTACCAATGTGATTTGTAACGATTACATGAGATGTGCTTAATAAAGTTACTTttgtcggaaaaaaaaaaaaatttatgataacgtaaagtagatttttctatattatttaaaatatatagtgctatatattttgtattttcaacatttatcatacaaaacttacattggggtattatttatatgaaaatatgtgtaacataatatatttatatattatataaacatatgcgcACCTGcacagattttatttttaaaacgtattctatattgtttagttttatgtagtatcgagtttgtataattcaattttttgtttaaagaacaatatcaaaactgtctttcgtatgtaaaaataacatttttcaagcgcgagttgtgtctttttattgtaacacaaaattttatataaaacttatgtttttttgtacattacgaaatttaattttttaaaataattattacgtaatttcaaagtgaattttatctctgaggtctaatatatttggtgtgtaatggttcaaagcattttcgatgtatattatatttcagtttggtttgtttttagtattattgtataaatataatactatacaatattaatatattctatacaatatatgaagctatgtgttatttgttttagaaagtagattaggcccaacatagttataaaaatagtcatatctttatatatgtgtcTATGatttatctacctaatgttattcgtaccaataaaatcaatatggccaatgaaagtatactgatcaatttaaaatgaattgtatggggtaattatagaacgattaatatttttagtattcttagtatatatcttatttaaatcgacatgtaataaatgtaaaagtcatatatggaatatggacaaaaagaagaactgtatttaaggaaatacatcaatgcaaagttagactatggtacgtattatatataaagaataagacatttaatttaaatatatgaggtccatctttaaaaatctacctagaaaaagttgtaatgttcctgttttaataagatagattataaaaagaaacacttgtaaaagaaaaagaatgttCTCTCCAATAAATTCCACATTCACCACCAAACAAATGCTTTCAAATCACTCAGCCTTCAAATCTGAGTTTATACACACAAGTCAATACCCCTAATAAGTGAATAATTATGAGGGAACATTTTAAAACTATGGAACATGAGTTTTCTTAATCTTAGGCAGACAAAATATGAAAGACACAACAAAGAGAGACGTAATAGTTTTGGAGGAAGCTTTTGCTGTGAAGTGTGAAGTgttacaataacaaaaataagaacAGAACTATAACAGAAAGAACAAGTAAAATACTTTGTAACCCCTATATATAGAAGATAAACGTATCAGTTAAAGAATGCTCTGAATGTCTGAAACATATCGATTCGAGGTTAcctcttatcaatatttttcaGTTCTTCGGGTTTGTTTTTTCTGTCCATCTCTGTATCTCTCTCTAGAGACCAAAATTGCACATCTGCACAAACTCCATTTCGTTATCCACGTATTTAGTCCAGAGAGACTTGTATTGGTTCATAGCAATGTCTAGCCATGGTTTCATGTTCCCATTGTAATGGATCACTGCTGCCTTCTTGATCTCATCCATGCTCACTCCCGGGTTGTAGCCTAACCCAAGCACATGCCAGGACTTGTCCAGTGATTTCGTCTTTGAATAGAATGTCATCAGTCCCGGAGGCAGAGTGCCCAATTCCCAGAGACTTCTGTCTTCATTCTGCTCAGAGATAAAAACAGAGTCAAGGTACTAAGTAAGCATCATACATTATATCACTAATCAAGAATCATATATTATTTCACACTAGTCACGATGAACTTACCAAGTTCTGCCAGTAATGGTATTGATCGGTGCATTTCTCGCGTCTCCAAGCGTTGAGATCAAATATATTCATCCCAAAGGCCCAAGCACAAGCACTGGGGTTAAACCTCTCTTTGATCAGAGGATGAGTGAAATTCAGGTACTGACCATACCGATGAAAAGAGCCAAAGCACGTCTCAACAGCTCCATTCACCTTTCCATCCAAGTTAATCTTCCATAAACCAGTCACGTCTTTCTGCACCACAACATCATCGTCCAAGAACAAGATCTTGTTCAGCTTCGGGTACATCTCAGGCAAGTAAAACCTGAGATGGTTCAGCATGGAGAGATACTTGGGGTTCTTGAACTTGATGTTAGTCGCGTTCTCCGCCTGGTTCTCAAAGTAGAACTTGTGCAACTTGGCAGACTCCAGCTGCTTCAAGACCGGCGCATAAGAAGAGTTCAAGAACTTGAACTCCTCCACAGATTTAATCTCAATATGAGCACCACGGTCCAAAGGACGCATCTTAAACCACACCTTCATGGCTGCAAGATTCATCCGATCAGTCACCACATGAAAAACATGCTTCCACGGCTCCTCCGCGTTCATCACAACCGATCTCACCACAACAGACACAGCAATCACATTATCAGAGAAAACCGCGTAGTGATAAAGACTCGGATCCTCAACAGCCGAATCAAACGGAGCGTCCTTATACTTGTCAGGATTATTGATCCTCTCCCCAACAAGCCTCATAGCCAAACAGTTAAGACTCTTGGGGACCGACTTAGCCGAGATCAAGCTCGCAACGGCGCCGTTCTTCTTCGCCTTGGCCAACTGTTCCTGAACAGCGAAGATCGTATCCTTCAGCTTCTGGATCTTGAGCTGCGTGTCGTAACTCTCTTTGGACTCAACGATCATCATCCTCGCCGTCTTCACCTTATCTTTCACGTCTTTCTCAAGCACCCTGAACGCATCCTCCTCGAGAGCGTTGCCGTTGTTTTCAGGTTTCAAACCAGGTTTGGACTGAAGATCGGAGAAGTTGATCGCCAGATCTTCAAAGAGCTTCAGCTGCTTCGAGGCGTCGAGCTTGAGCTTCCTAGCGTAAGCGGCGTAGGCGTTCACGAGCGTGAGATGATCAGTGGCTTGCTTGTGTATGAGATCTAACCTAGTTTTCAACGGATCCGATTGTAAAGCCAGAAACGTCCTCCCTACACTACTCGTCAATGTCTAAAACCACAGAAAACAATCAATCAGAGTTCTAAATCATTCTAAATTTGGATCGAATCAGAGAATTGAGAGGAGGGCGTACGTGATCCTGAGGAGGGTGGTGGTGGTGAGAGGAGTTGAGGAAGACGGAGAAGGTGGCGAGGAAGAGGAATGAGAACAAGGCGGAGATGAAGATCCGGTACGTGAAGAAGCTCCGAAGTCCGTCACGGCCTCCACGTAAGGCCACTGCCATTTGCTACCGATTACACTTTCACCTACACCAGTCAGTTAAGGATATTTCCAGATCGAGGGATTGGATTGGAATCGTCGGTGAGCTTCTTTGCTTGGAGATGAGTGAGTTAACAAACCTCTGGAGAGTGACGGATAGATCTCGAAACATTTATTAGGGAAGAAAACACGTtaatgtattaaaaaaatatcactaATTTAAGTGCTGAGTTAACAGACAGATAAAGATAATGTAATGCAGAGGAAGTGATTGTGATTTTTGATTTATGACGAGTGAAATAGAAAGGGAAGACCCCCGCGTCGGTGAGTGCGATTCGTTGACAAAGCTAAACCATTCACACCTCGGTTATTTTATTCTTGGATTCACAACTATTTTCAACTTATAGTATATGGGCTTTTAGTATAGCTGGCCGAATGAAGAACATGTCCATACCGAAATTAAACGACAGACGACACGTAGTTTCCATCTCAAACATTTAAATACCACGTTGTTCAGTCACTTGTTTCCCAATCTATACTATAACGAGGGAGTTGCATCACTCCTGATGCGCTACGTCAGCatcattcttaaaaaaaaaactttacgaTTGGGCTTAAGCTTTGTAATGTTTTTAATGGGCTTTTCTTTTCAATCGTGATCCTTCGTCGTCTGAAACGACTCATCTTACGGCGTGTTCTTAGgctttccttccttcttccagaTCCTTCGTCATCTGAATCGATTCATCTTCCGGCATGAACAGCCATTGATTAAACGCCTCCTCTTCATGTAACGTCTTCTCAAACATCCTATATATAGAGGTCGTCTATGGTGAGTTCTCTTTTGCCTTCTAACTTTTCACCCACAACTTTTCCTAACAACAACGGCCGTCGCCTCTTCCACTTTTGACTCTCTTCGCCTCCGCAGAACTGCTCAATCCGTTGTTGGTCACCTCATCTGCTTTTGGGATTCCCGGAACATCAACAAGAACGGAGAGTTCATGGGGATAACGATTCTGCTCCTCGATGAATTGGTGAGGattgtttagattttatttatatcttttCTTTTGCAAAGAATAAAGCTTTAcgtttctttatatttgataaCTTCCAAATATGTGATCTTTTATTTTACTGCAGGACTCTGTGATTTACGGGTTGGATtgtttagattttatatatttttttttgttattctgtGATTTTGTAACTGCTAACTGGTTAAGAATAACAGTCATATCGTGATGTTTTATTTGAATACAgatgggaaaaaaaaatcaaggtgGTTATTGAGATCAAGCAACGAAATGTGGCTGAGGAAAATCAGTAAACACAGGAGCTTTTAAAGGATAGGTAAACTATATTTCTTCCGTGAATTATTAGGGTGTTTTAAGAGTTTTTGAGCCATCACCAACATTTGTCATTTTCACCTTTTGTACAGGGAGCAAGCTTTGCAAGATCAGTTAATGCAAGCAAAAGACAGTGTCTCCACTATGCAAAAATTGCATGAGTTAGCACAGAGCCAACTTTTTGAACTCCGTGTTCAATCAGGTTGTTCATTGACCCTTAATATGGTGAACCAGTTATGTGCTTTCACACGTTAAGCGTCCTATTAATTATTGTGAAATGTTTTTTCACATATTAATTGTTTTCCGGATTGGTTAGGTCAATATGATTTGGTTCTCTTAAGTTTCAACTGTTGTTCTTGATGTCATTTCTAATGTTATGATAAGCGGCTACTGCAAATCTAAAGAGATCAATAAAACTTTATAGATTCTTGATATAATGATTGTTTTCTTCATGTTACAGGTTAGTCATTCTGAGAATTTTAAGAGATTCACTTGGAAGAACGTCCTAAACTGCTCTGGGAGGTTGTTGGTTTGTCTATGAGTTATGTTATAGACATCGAGAAGGTGTTAAAAATGATACATTTTTCTAAAAGTAAGAGTCACTTGCAAAACAGAAGGCAAGAGTGTAAGCTTGGACCAATCTTAAACTTTCCAAAGGACTCGAGCTGTTATTTTCGCTCACCTTACGACAAAGAAGGCTTATGGGTTCTTCTACCGGATTCAAACAACATATGGTACTTTCAGAAGGTTAGCTCCATGGATGAATCTGAAGCTATGCACACTTCTTCAAGTGCTATTAGTTTGACAATGAAAAGTTTAGGAGCCAGGTTGAGGCAAAGAACAAGGAAGTTAGAGAAGGTTAAAAGCTTATCCAGATTGGTAATGGGGAAATGCTTAAAACCTGCAGAAGGTACTAAATTTGACTTGCTTATGAGTTCTGCCTAAGAGATGCTTGGATCAGTTGTGATGAAAGGACATTACTGAAAGTTGAgtatttgaaaagaagaagcgTTTGGAGGGTGAGGTCGCAGAAGAAGGtgtggaggaggaagaagatgataatCTATAGAATTATGTAAGCAAATATAGTGAAGACACGTCAAACACTTTGCCCTGGTGTTTGTTCTTCTTTTACTGTAGATTCTGCCTCTAAATTTTACACAGTCAAACACTTTAcccttttatttgtttttctgctGATTCCATAGATGTTAATCTCTaactttttaaaagattaaataacTAATTTAGTTAAACCAGttctaaataataaagaaaaatgttatttttacatagcCTTGCACACTCACACGTGagcattgcttcttcttccTGCTGCCAAGTCAGCCGGTACTTTATGCCTtctcaattcttttttttgttgactaATGCCTTCTCAATTCTTCATATTGATTCATTTGACGtagatttaaagaaaatttcagTGATTAAGTAAAATATAGGGTTTCAAATCGACCACCTTCCACAAGCTTCCTATGGTGTAAAGAAAATATGAAGAAACCAATAACATCAGTTGACACATGACTGTTATGCAAACttctttatattttggataaattaatATCTTTCACTAATTTCAacctttattttataaatgggGAGGAATGAGGATGTAGATTTTTGCATCGTATTTAGACATCTGAGAGTTTAAGAAAGAACGTCACTATGATATTCGAAACGGTAAACcctttaacaaaagaaaatattcgaAAGGTGTTCGAATAAGAAATAAACATCACAAAACGTATTCACTTATTTGGtttgtctctgtttttttttcaaattagtTTTAGTATAAAAGTTAACtctttaaaaatgataataattttaactaaaaaatcaaaaatatcttaaaacactaaaatttataaatcatacATGTCAAACATAAAGAATATTAATCAAAAGtactttataatatataaaagggattcatttaaattttttaaagctatattaataaaagatttAACACCACCAATAAAATATGtcaaataaatatcatatttatacCATACATGTCaaacataaaataatgttaatcaaaagtattatcaaatatataaaagggatttatttaaaagtttttaagcTATTGTAGAGAATCGACCTTGGCTTTTCTTGTAACAAACGAACGATGCACTGATATGTTTGGCGAGTCCAATCTCCAAACCGGAGTTAAACTCTTTATCACTATGAATCGAAAGATTACAAGCCTCGCACTAGTTGCGTGTTCTATGagagatatatatttgttgtaTCTTACAATGAGAGTCTCGACCTATATTTATACTAGATTGCTAATGTGATTCCTTGTTGTAAAAGGAATAACATGTTTATCCTAAGtttataagactttataaaCTTCTTGGATAATAATGAAACTAACCCAATCTTCTTATCTCTTCAGGTCTTGTACGAAGCCCAGTAGTCGGCCCAGGAAAAATCCAAGAGACATCAAGGCCTCACATTCTCCACCTTGGCTCTTTGGTTATTCCTCGACTTCTCCgcttctccatctctctctccttgcGAAATGAAACCAGAAGCTTCCGACGAGCTCGCCGCACCGTCTTCTCCGAACACCGTCTATTCCTCGACGCCGTCTTCACCGGAGATGCATGCCTTCTCCGATCCTTGCTTCTCTCTCTCGCTCCGATTGattcctctctctcctcttcgaTTCTCCGTGAATCAGACAAGATCCCGACTCACCGCCGCTTGTCCTCACCGGCGTTCGCTCTCACCGCTTCCGCCATTGATATCTCAggtttattttgttcttttatgaCTGTTTCTTTAGTCATTTGAACAAGACCCTAACCTTtgatttcaatttattttccAGCTCGTCCCCTGATGAATCCAGCAAAACCTTTAACTTCGTGATTCTCCGATAGCAAAACTCAATTTGCCTACCTCACGACATGTATACCGAACCAAAGTTGTCAACACCACAAAAGGtatcttcttttgttttgacttttgcTTCATGTGTACGTGTTTTAAGCTCCTTTTGAAACCTTGTAATGAAACTCCTTAGCTAAATAATTAAACACATCTCATTGTTTAATCTCCAGCTCACGGTGTAGACGTCTCTTCACCTCCGTTGCTTCCGATAGGTACTCAAATAGAATTATTTCTTTAATTCTGTAACAGCTTAAACCTGTGAACTAATAACCATGTGTTCACATCTTTGTTGCAGACGTTTCTTTGCTACAACCATATTTCTTCAAGGTAAACTTTTGAACTCATCCTTTATCAAGCTTTATATATCCCTGTCGAACCATCAGTTTACTTTTCCTGAAACTGATACTTTCTTTTGTGGCCTTTCCGCGAGGTGAACAACTCGACAGCACTGTCACCTGCAGCCACACGAGACCTACTATGGCAGGACCTTAAGAAGTTCCAAGCATGTCTCGAACTTCTTTCCAGGTACACATTTAGTTAGGAAATCCGCAGGATTGATAGATGTGTGAATCTTGTGAACCGTAACGTCGCCAGCCTCAATTACGTCCCTCATAAAGTGTAGTCTAGTgtctatatgcttagtccttTCATGGAATCCCCCATTCTTGGCCAAGTGTATAGCACTTTGAGAATCTGAAAACACTCTCACGTCATCTTGCTCAAACCCCAACTCCCCAACAAAACCTTTAAGCCACAATGCTTCTTTAAAAGCTTCGGCTAATGCCATATATTCCGATTCTGTTGTTGATAGTGCAACAATATGTTGGAGACCTGATCTCCAGCTTATAGTGTTGCCTCCGACTTGAAACACATATCCGGTAACGGATCTTCTTCTGTCCAAATCGGTAGCGTAGTCTGCGTCACAGAATCCTCGTACTTTGAAGTCTTCTCCTTTAGTAAACACTAGGTCTGAATCTAGAGCTCCTTTAAGATACCTTAATACCCACTTAACTGCTTCCCAGTGCTGTCTTCCTGGCTTGCTCATATAACGACTGATTAATCCCACTGCGAAACATAAGTCCGGTCTAGATCCCACCATTGCATACATTAGACTTCCAACTGCTGATGCATACGGTATCACGTTCATGAATCTCGCttccatgtcttcttcttcttgtgtcaAACTCTTAAGCTTAAATTGTGGTCCGATAGGAGTAACCACAGCTTTGCTCTCGGCCATGTTAAAAGTTTCCAACACTTTCTGTAGATACTTGCCCTGTGATAGCCTTAGAGTTCCCTTCTCCCGATCTCTAATAATATCCATCCCAAGTATTCTTGAAGCCGCTCCTAGgtccttcatctcaaactctttcTTCAAACTGTCTTTGATTCTTTTAATCTCCTTTGAGTCCTTAGACGCTATGAGCATGTCATCGACATATATtaagagataaaccatatgCGATAGATCTGAACCTTTCATGTAGACACAAGGATCATATGCACTTCTGTAATAACCCTGTCCCTTCATGAAACTGTCAAATCTCCTATTCCATTGTCTCGGTGATTGTTTTAATCCGTAAAGAGACTTTAACAACAGACAAACTTGATCTTCCTTTCCTTCTTCAACG is a genomic window containing:
- the LOC108838107 gene encoding probable galacturonosyltransferase 9; its protein translation is MAVALRGGRDGLRSFFTYRIFISALFSFLFLATFSVFLNSSHHHHPPQDHTLTSSVGRTFLALQSDPLKTRLDLIHKQATDHLTLVNAYAAYARKLKLDASKQLKLFEDLAINFSDLQSKPGLKPENNGNALEEDAFRVLEKDVKDKVKTARMMIVESKESYDTQLKIQKLKDTIFAVQEQLAKAKKNGAVASLISAKSVPKSLNCLAMRLVGERINNPDKYKDAPFDSAVEDPSLYHYAVFSDNVIAVSVVVRSVVMNAEEPWKHVFHVVTDRMNLAAMKVWFKMRPLDRGAHIEIKSVEEFKFLNSSYAPVLKQLESAKLHKFYFENQAENATNIKFKNPKYLSMLNHLRFYLPEMYPKLNKILFLDDDVVVQKDVTGLWKINLDGKVNGAVETCFGSFHRYGQYLNFTHPLIKERFNPSACAWAFGMNIFDLNAWRREKCTDQYHYWQNLNEDRSLWELGTLPPGLMTFYSKTKSLDKSWHVLGLGYNPGVSMDEIKKAAVIHYNGNMKPWLDIAMNQYKSLWTKYVDNEMEFVQMCNFGL